Proteins found in one Streptococcus iniae genomic segment:
- a CDS encoding PTS sugar transporter subunit IIA: protein MGKKLILVSHGDFCHELKKSTEMIMGPQEDIISVGLLPSEGADDFKVKFLEAIDGLEDFTVFADLMGGTPCNVVSRLILEGAHFDLYAGMNMPMVIGFLNSQLLGEAVDYKEFAIENTHKVNDLLMAFADDDED from the coding sequence ATGGGAAAAAAATTAATCTTAGTTAGCCATGGAGATTTCTGTCATGAATTGAAAAAAAGCACAGAAATGATTATGGGCCCACAAGAAGACATTATTTCAGTTGGTTTATTACCTTCTGAGGGGGCTGATGACTTTAAGGTAAAATTTTTAGAAGCTATTGATGGTTTAGAGGATTTTACAGTTTTTGCAGATTTAATGGGTGGCACTCCATGCAATGTTGTTTCACGATTGATTTTAGAGGGAGCTCACTTTGATCTCTACGCAGGAATGAACATGCCGATGGTGATTGGATTTTTAAATAGCCAACTTTTAGGAGAAGCCGTTGATTACAAAGAGTTTGCTATTGAAAATACCCATAAAGTCAATGATTTACTGATGGCTTTTGCTGATGACGATGAGGACTGA
- a CDS encoding GntR family transcriptional regulator, producing the protein MMVSKIPKYQQIKDNLRNKILSGHYKKGDRFFTEAELIQTFQVSSITIIRALKELEKEGYITRKQGVGTFISRTRKEKIVAFASLDTQSFQSEVVNVLSLTRGNDPYYLKKLGLHQTQWYYAICRTRRLNDQPYLYQISYIPHDYILNPDADLNVYQSLYRRFYKDFEIQLMDEQFQSTTDLTTHVPNQAKNFLGLSDDNPCVRQIKVTQARNNGRVLEYCELYKSLAFFTFSTSSVGY; encoded by the coding sequence ATGATGGTTAGTAAAATTCCTAAATACCAACAAATCAAAGATAATCTAAGAAATAAAATCCTCTCCGGACACTACAAAAAAGGCGATCGTTTTTTTACGGAAGCAGAACTTATCCAAACTTTTCAAGTCAGTTCAATTACCATTATTCGTGCACTGAAAGAACTTGAAAAAGAAGGTTATATCACCCGCAAACAAGGTGTTGGCACTTTTATTTCTCGTACAAGAAAAGAGAAAATTGTTGCCTTTGCTTCACTAGATACCCAATCTTTCCAAAGTGAAGTCGTTAATGTCCTCTCACTAACAAGAGGAAATGACCCTTACTATTTGAAAAAATTAGGTTTACACCAAACGCAATGGTACTATGCTATTTGTAGAACACGTCGACTCAATGATCAACCTTATCTCTATCAAATTTCTTACATTCCACATGACTACATTTTAAATCCTGATGCTGATTTGAATGTCTACCAATCTCTTTATAGGAGATTTTATAAAGATTTTGAAATTCAATTAATGGATGAACAATTTCAGTCAACGACTGATCTAACAACTCATGTTCCTAATCAGGCAAAAAACTTTCTAGGACTTAGTGATGACAATCCATGTGTTCGTCAAATTAAAGTGACTCAAGCAAGAAATAATGGTCGTGTTCTTGAGTATTGTGAGCTCTACAAATCTTTAGCATTTTTTACTTTTAGTACCTCTTCAGTTGGTTACTAA
- the lacD gene encoding tagatose-bisphosphate aldolase, translating into MYQLTEAKRTSLEKLSYNGIISALAFDQRGALKRMMAAHQEGEPTVQQMEALKVLVSEELTPYASSILLDPEFGLPATKVRDEESGLLLAYEKTGYDATTTSRLPDCLVEWSAKRLKEAGADAVKFLLYYDVDGDASVNLQKQAYIERIGSECVAEDIPFFLEILTYDEKIADNASIAFAKVKAHKVNGAMKVFSEERFAVDVLKVEVPVNMLYVEGFADGEVVYTQEEAAQAFKEQEEASHLPYIYLSAGVSAEMFQETLVFAWASGAKFNGVLCGRATWAGAVPVYIRDGENAAREWLRNQGFKNIDELNKVLEKTATSWESKV; encoded by the coding sequence ATGTATCAATTAACAGAAGCTAAAAGAACATCACTAGAAAAACTGAGTTACAATGGCATCATTTCAGCACTTGCTTTTGACCAACGCGGTGCTTTAAAACGAATGATGGCTGCACATCAAGAAGGAGAGCCAACAGTACAACAAATGGAGGCTCTAAAAGTGCTGGTTTCTGAAGAGTTGACGCCTTACGCGTCATCAATCTTGTTGGATCCAGAGTTTGGTCTTCCTGCCACAAAGGTTCGTGATGAGGAGTCAGGTCTTCTTTTAGCCTATGAAAAAACTGGCTATGATGCCACAACAACAAGTCGCTTGCCAGACTGTTTAGTCGAATGGTCAGCAAAACGGCTCAAAGAAGCTGGAGCTGACGCTGTTAAATTCTTGCTTTACTATGATGTGGATGGTGACGCCTCTGTCAACTTACAAAAGCAAGCCTATATTGAACGCATTGGTTCAGAATGTGTGGCTGAGGATATTCCATTCTTCCTGGAAATCTTAACTTATGATGAAAAAATTGCTGATAACGCTAGTATTGCCTTTGCAAAAGTTAAAGCTCATAAGGTCAACGGAGCCATGAAAGTCTTCTCGGAGGAACGATTTGCTGTTGATGTCCTAAAAGTGGAAGTGCCAGTAAATATGCTGTATGTTGAGGGCTTCGCTGACGGTGAGGTTGTTTACACGCAAGAAGAAGCAGCGCAAGCTTTTAAAGAACAAGAAGAAGCGAGTCATTTGCCATACATCTATCTTAGTGCAGGTGTTTCAGCAGAAATGTTCCAAGAGACCTTAGTATTTGCTTGGGCATCAGGGGCGAAATTTAATGGGGTTTTATGTGGTCGTGCCACTTGGGCGGGGGCTGTTCCAGTTTATATTAGAGATGGTGAAAATGCTGCGCGTGAATGGTTGAGAAATCAAGGGTTTAAAAACATAGATGAACTCAATAAAGTGCTTGAAAAGACAGCTACTTCTTGGGAAAGTAAGGTATAA
- the purB gene encoding adenylosuccinate lyase — protein sequence MLDRYSRPEMANIWSEENKYRAWLEVEILADEAWAELGEIPKEDVAKIRANADFDVDRILEIEKETRHDVVAFTRAVSETLGEERKWVHYGLTSTDIVDTAYGYLYKQANDIIRRDLENFTNIVAEKAKEHKMTIMMGRTHGVHAEPTTFGLKLATWYSEMKRNQERFEHAAAGIEAGKISGAVGNFANIPPFVEEYVCDKLGIRPQEISTQVLPRDLHAEYFAVLANIATSIERMATEIRGLQKSEQREVEEFFAKGQKGSSAMPHKRNPIGSENMTGLARVVRGHMVTAFENVALWHERDISHSSAERIITPDTTILINYMLNRFGNIVKNLTVFPDNMLRNMNSTFGLIYSQRVMLTLIEKGMTREEAYDLVQPKTAFSWDNQVDFKPLLEADEAVTSRLTQDEIDELFNPVYYTKRVDDIFRRLGL from the coding sequence ATGCTTGATCGTTACTCACGCCCTGAGATGGCGAACATTTGGAGTGAAGAAAATAAATACCGTGCTTGGTTAGAGGTTGAGATTTTGGCCGATGAAGCTTGGGCGGAATTGGGTGAGATTCCTAAAGAGGATGTGGCTAAGATTCGTGCCAATGCTGATTTTGATGTGGATCGTATTCTTGAGATTGAAAAAGAAACCCGTCATGATGTAGTGGCTTTTACTCGTGCGGTTTCAGAAACTCTTGGTGAAGAGCGCAAGTGGGTTCACTACGGCTTGACCTCAACGGATATTGTTGATACGGCTTACGGTTACCTTTACAAACAAGCCAACGACATTATTCGTCGTGACCTTGAAAACTTCACAAACATCGTGGCTGAAAAAGCCAAAGAACACAAAATGACTATCATGATGGGTCGTACTCACGGTGTTCATGCGGAGCCTACAACCTTTGGTCTTAAATTAGCCACTTGGTACAGCGAAATGAAACGTAACCAAGAGCGTTTTGAGCATGCTGCGGCTGGTATTGAGGCTGGGAAAATCTCTGGCGCGGTAGGTAATTTTGCTAATATCCCACCATTTGTGGAAGAGTATGTTTGCGACAAACTTGGCATCCGCCCGCAAGAAATTTCGACTCAGGTCTTACCACGTGACCTACATGCAGAATATTTTGCAGTGCTTGCTAACATCGCAACATCTATCGAACGTATGGCAACTGAGATTCGTGGCTTGCAAAAATCAGAACAACGCGAAGTGGAAGAGTTCTTTGCTAAAGGGCAAAAAGGGAGCTCTGCTATGCCACACAAACGTAATCCAATTGGTTCAGAGAACATGACAGGCCTTGCGCGTGTGGTTCGTGGACACATGGTGACGGCTTTTGAAAACGTTGCTTTGTGGCATGAACGTGATATTTCACATTCATCAGCAGAACGTATTATTACACCAGACACTACTATTTTAATCAACTACATGCTTAACCGATTCGGTAATATCGTTAAAAACTTAACAGTTTTCCCTGACAATATGTTGCGTAATATGAATTCAACCTTTGGGTTAATTTACAGCCAACGTGTCATGTTAACCCTCATTGAAAAAGGTATGACACGCGAAGAAGCTTACGACTTGGTGCAACCTAAAACAGCTTTCTCGTGGGATAATCAAGTGGATTTCAAACCCCTCTTAGAAGCAGATGAAGCTGTAACGTCACGTTTAACACAAGATGAAATTGATGAACTTTTTAATCCTGTTTACTACACCAAACGTGTAGATGATATTTTCAGGCGTTTAGGCTTGTAA
- a CDS encoding PTS system mannose/fructose/N-acetylgalactosamine-transporter subunit IIB translates to MTIIATRIDGRLIHGQVANLWTTKLNISRIMVIDDSIVTNDLEKTALKLATPTGVKLSILTVEKAANNILEGRYDSQRLMIVAKKPSYFRRLIEAGVSLLELNVGNMSQSSETRAVTHSVNVVDKDIEDFDAIKASGTKLIAQMVPGDSPADFMPLLDKVR, encoded by the coding sequence ATGACAATTATTGCTACTCGTATAGATGGCCGTTTGATTCACGGTCAAGTCGCAAACTTATGGACAACTAAATTGAACATCAGTCGAATTATGGTTATTGATGATTCAATTGTTACTAATGATCTTGAAAAAACAGCGTTGAAATTAGCAACACCAACGGGTGTCAAATTATCTATTCTAACTGTTGAAAAAGCAGCAAACAATATTTTAGAAGGTCGCTATGACTCACAAAGACTGATGATAGTTGCTAAAAAACCAAGTTATTTCCGCCGTTTAATTGAAGCAGGTGTCAGTCTTTTAGAATTAAATGTTGGAAACATGTCTCAATCATCAGAAACAAGAGCAGTAACACATTCTGTCAATGTTGTTGACAAAGATATTGAAGATTTCGATGCCATTAAAGCTAGTGGAACAAAGTTGATTGCCCAAATGGTACCCGGTGATTCACCAGCTGATTTTATGCCTTTATTAGATAAGGTCAGATAA
- a CDS encoding glycoside hydrolase family 35 protein, with amino-acid sequence MTSFEIKDDFYLNNKPFKILSGAIHYFRLAPGSWYKSLYNLKALGFNTVETYVPWNLHEPQRGKFNFEGLADLEKFLDLAQEMGLYAIVRPTPYICAEWEFGGLPAWLLKENVRVRSHDAKYLAFVKDYYQVLLPKLVKRQISQGGNILMFQVENEYGSYGEDKQYLKQLMQMMREFGISVPLFTSDGPWQSALQAGSLIDEDVLVTGNFGSQSKANFSNLRAFLDAHDKKWPLMCMEFWVGWFNRWKEPVIRRDPKEMVDAIMEVLEEGSINLYMFHGGTNFGFMNGSSARLQEDLPQVTSYDYDAILDEAGNPTKKYFLLQESLKKAFPDLDYSTPLYNETIEIKDIALSEKVNLVSTLDAISQMHEEYYPQNMEELNQQTGYIFYRTTLPKDSPKECLRLIDARDRAQVFLDHHFVTTQYQFEIGEDIFIEQNSEKSQLDVLVENMGRVCYGHKLTSVTQRKGLGRGLMANLHFVGEWQHYALPLESVENVDFSGDYQEGLPSFYAFDFNCDIIGDTYLDLTSFGKGVAFINNINLGRFWNVGPHLSLYIPADFLTQGKNRIVIFETEGIWSDTLHLVEKPIFKEIIGENL; translated from the coding sequence ATGACCTCTTTTGAAATAAAAGATGACTTTTATTTAAATAACAAACCTTTTAAAATTTTATCTGGAGCTATTCATTATTTTCGTTTAGCCCCGGGTTCTTGGTATAAATCGCTTTATAATCTGAAAGCTCTTGGTTTTAATACGGTTGAAACTTATGTTCCTTGGAATCTGCATGAACCTCAAAGAGGAAAATTTAATTTTGAGGGTTTAGCAGATTTAGAAAAATTCTTGGATTTAGCACAAGAAATGGGACTATATGCAATTGTTAGGCCAACTCCCTATATCTGTGCGGAGTGGGAGTTTGGTGGTTTACCAGCTTGGTTATTAAAAGAAAATGTCAGGGTAAGATCACATGATGCAAAGTATTTAGCTTTTGTTAAGGATTATTATCAAGTTTTGCTGCCTAAACTTGTTAAGAGACAAATTAGTCAGGGTGGCAATATCCTTATGTTTCAAGTTGAAAATGAATATGGTTCCTATGGTGAAGATAAACAATACCTTAAACAATTAATGCAAATGATGCGAGAATTTGGTATTTCTGTTCCTCTTTTTACCTCAGATGGCCCGTGGCAATCAGCTTTGCAAGCAGGAAGTTTGATTGATGAGGATGTTTTGGTGACTGGAAATTTTGGGTCACAATCAAAAGCTAATTTTTCCAATTTAAGAGCTTTCCTTGATGCGCACGACAAAAAGTGGCCACTCATGTGTATGGAATTTTGGGTTGGTTGGTTTAACCGTTGGAAAGAGCCTGTTATTAGACGAGACCCGAAAGAAATGGTAGATGCTATCATGGAAGTCTTGGAAGAAGGCAGCATCAACCTTTACATGTTTCATGGTGGAACAAACTTTGGCTTTATGAATGGTTCATCAGCCCGTTTACAAGAAGATTTGCCTCAGGTGACTTCTTATGATTACGATGCCATTTTAGATGAAGCGGGAAATCCAACGAAAAAGTATTTTCTGCTACAAGAAAGCCTGAAAAAAGCATTCCCTGATTTGGATTATAGTACCCCTTTATATAATGAAACGATTGAAATTAAAGATATTGCTTTATCAGAAAAAGTTAATTTGGTTAGCACTCTAGATGCAATTAGCCAGATGCATGAGGAATATTACCCCCAGAATATGGAGGAGCTCAATCAACAGACAGGTTATATTTTCTATCGCACCACTTTACCTAAGGACAGTCCTAAAGAATGTTTACGACTTATAGATGCTAGAGATCGTGCACAGGTCTTTTTAGATCATCACTTTGTGACAACACAATATCAATTTGAGATTGGTGAGGATATTTTTATAGAGCAAAACAGTGAAAAAAGTCAACTGGATGTTCTGGTGGAAAATATGGGACGCGTCTGCTATGGGCATAAACTAACATCAGTAACACAAAGAAAAGGTTTAGGTCGTGGCTTAATGGCAAATTTACATTTTGTTGGTGAATGGCAACACTACGCTTTACCTTTAGAATCAGTTGAAAACGTTGATTTTTCAGGAGACTATCAAGAGGGTCTACCAAGTTTTTATGCATTTGATTTTAATTGTGACATAATTGGCGATACTTATTTAGATTTAACTTCTTTTGGTAAAGGCGTTGCATTTATCAATAATATTAATCTTGGTCGCTTTTGGAATGTTGGACCTCACTTATCACTTTATATTCCGGCAGATTTCTTAACACAAGGAAAGAATAGAATTGTTATTTTTGAAACAGAAGGCATATGGTCTGACACACTTCATTTGGTAGAAAAACCTATCTTTAAAGAAATAATAGGAGAAAACTTATGA
- a CDS encoding CHAP domain-containing protein, producing the protein MKTLKQVLSLTLVLTSLWGIQTLPLTNKSLAFSKTVKAAVLGDNYPHKWQKGWGADSWGMYLRQCTSFVAFRLSTTNGFNLPAGYGNADSWGHIAKAQGFLVNQIPQVGAVAWFDKGVNYSHRDYGHVAWVAEVSGDYVTLEEYNYNAGQGPEKYHRRQIHRQQVSGFIHFKDITTEQSTIPSSNHILAESTKLLPNKGTYYFKAMSPVKEEARFQSLTLTSYSAGQYVHYDQTMVADGYQWISYIGFSGNRRYIPVVKMEERKSESPETPKSERIFKVGDTVSFQGTFKVTQIHGNLVSSADLAGGQPSQLNWIDPGPVDKTNASGQKEANQILSPDNYFTIPGTYKVLQVDLPSRGLYIQIGSRASWVTMDRVLKQ; encoded by the coding sequence ATGAAAACACTCAAACAAGTCTTATCACTAACTCTAGTACTAACCAGTCTCTGGGGAATACAGACGCTGCCGCTAACTAACAAATCACTTGCCTTTTCCAAAACTGTAAAAGCTGCTGTTTTAGGAGATAATTATCCTCATAAATGGCAAAAAGGCTGGGGAGCTGATTCTTGGGGCATGTACTTGCGACAATGCACGTCCTTTGTTGCTTTTCGCCTAAGTACAACTAATGGCTTTAATTTACCTGCTGGATATGGCAATGCTGACAGTTGGGGACATATAGCCAAAGCTCAAGGCTTCTTGGTTAATCAAATTCCCCAAGTTGGCGCCGTAGCCTGGTTTGACAAAGGTGTCAATTACTCACATCGCGACTATGGACATGTGGCTTGGGTAGCTGAAGTTTCAGGAGACTATGTAACCCTTGAAGAATACAATTACAATGCTGGTCAAGGGCCTGAAAAATACCACCGCCGACAAATTCATCGTCAGCAGGTAAGTGGCTTTATTCACTTTAAAGACATAACGACTGAGCAATCTACCATCCCATCTTCTAACCACATATTAGCTGAAAGTACCAAACTTCTCCCCAATAAGGGGACTTATTACTTTAAGGCAATGAGTCCTGTCAAAGAAGAAGCTCGTTTTCAAAGTCTGACATTAACTTCTTATAGTGCTGGACAGTACGTTCATTACGATCAAACTATGGTTGCAGATGGCTACCAATGGATCTCATATATTGGTTTTAGTGGCAACCGTCGCTACATTCCTGTTGTCAAAATGGAAGAAAGAAAAAGTGAGTCTCCTGAAACACCTAAGTCAGAAAGAATTTTCAAGGTTGGCGATACCGTATCCTTCCAAGGAACATTTAAAGTCACTCAGATTCATGGAAATCTTGTTTCCAGTGCTGATTTAGCTGGTGGTCAACCTAGTCAACTCAACTGGATTGATCCAGGTCCTGTTGATAAAACTAACGCTAGTGGACAAAAAGAAGCGAATCAAATCTTAAGTCCAGATAACTATTTTACCATCCCTGGAACTTACAAGGTTCTACAAGTTGATTTGCCTAGTAGAGGACTTTATATCCAAATAGGCTCACGAGCTAGTTGGGTAACGATGGACAGGGTTCTAAAACAGTAA
- a CDS encoding PTS system mannose/fructose/sorbose family transporter subunit IID, with the protein MTKSNYKLTKEDFNQINKRSILTFQWGWNYERMQGSSYLYIILPQLRKMYGDGTPELKEMMKTHTQFFNTSNFFHTIITGIDLALEENEGLEAKDAVNGVKTGLMGPFAPIGDSLFASLVPAIMGSIAAGMAKNGNPTGIFMWVAATCAINIFRWKQLEIAYREGTKLVTTMRDKLSALVDAASVMGVFMVGALIATMINFKFIAMPNVGGKVINIQDLFDQIFPRLVPALFTAAIFWLLGRKGMTSTKAILIIIVFALAMSFFGILGV; encoded by the coding sequence ATGACGAAATCTAATTATAAATTAACCAAAGAAGATTTTAATCAAATCAATAAACGTAGTATCTTGACTTTCCAGTGGGGTTGGAATTATGAGCGTATGCAAGGCTCAAGTTACCTTTATATCATTTTGCCACAACTTCGAAAAATGTATGGAGATGGCACACCAGAATTAAAGGAAATGATGAAGACCCATACGCAATTTTTCAATACATCGAATTTCTTCCATACAATCATTACAGGGATTGACTTAGCGCTTGAAGAAAATGAAGGTTTAGAAGCTAAAGATGCCGTAAATGGTGTTAAGACTGGTTTGATGGGGCCATTTGCCCCAATTGGAGATTCCTTATTTGCCTCACTTGTTCCAGCAATTATGGGATCAATTGCCGCTGGAATGGCTAAAAATGGGAATCCGACGGGGATTTTCATGTGGGTAGCAGCAACTTGTGCTATTAATATTTTCCGCTGGAAACAATTAGAAATTGCCTACAGAGAAGGCACAAAACTTGTGACAACAATGCGTGATAAATTATCTGCACTGGTTGATGCAGCATCTGTTATGGGTGTTTTCATGGTTGGTGCTTTGATTGCCACAATGATTAACTTTAAGTTTATTGCCATGCCAAATGTTGGTGGTAAAGTTATTAATATTCAAGATTTGTTCGATCAAATTTTCCCACGTTTGGTACCAGCCCTCTTTACAGCAGCAATTTTTTGGTTGCTTGGACGTAAAGGCATGACATCAACAAAAGCAATTTTGATTATTATTGTCTTTGCACTTGCCATGTCATTCTTTGGTATTTTAGGTGTTTAA